A region of Hoplias malabaricus isolate fHopMal1 chromosome 12, fHopMal1.hap1, whole genome shotgun sequence DNA encodes the following proteins:
- the LOC136710365 gene encoding uncharacterized protein PF3D7_1120000-like has product MEEVEVKEVKMEEEHEARAKEKYTMEEEKVLEEEDKVELIVKELDKFMNEIKRLRMKVREKEVEKVMEEKEEDILEEVKLVEEKMEEEQEAFREEEKEEESKLEEEEVVEVIREEKEEQMLLKVEEEQEEDKVVEEKVEEEKVKEVMEEVTLTQQNAPSQPPAHPLSSHLQSHQQVTVHQAARRNTSGLLVTTCMVRVRWRLTLDRERRQTRRLTDRNVVIQALTFTASSSMMTTTFY; this is encoded by the exons ATGGAGGAGGTGGAAGTGAAGGAGGTGAAGATGGAGGAGGAGCATGAAGCGAGAGCTAAGGAGAAATACACaatggaggaggagaaagtgttggaggaggaggataaGGTGGAGCTCATAGTGAAGGAGTTAGACAAGTTTATGAACGAGATCAAGCGTCTAAGGATGAAGGTCAGAGAGAAGGAGGTGGAGAAAGTgatggaggagaaggaggaggacatATTAGAGGAGGTGAAGTTGGTGGAAGAAAAGATGGAGGAGGAACAGGAGGCCttcagagaggaagagaaggaggaggagtctaaattggaggaggaggaggtggtggaggttataagagaagagaaggaggagcaGATGTTgctgaaggtggaggaggagcag GAGGAGGACAAGGTGGTGGAGgaaaaggtggaggaggagaaagtgaaggaggtgatggaggaggtcacactcacacaacagAATG CTCCATCTCAGCCTCCGGCCCACCCTCTGTCCTCACACCTCCAGAGTCACCAGCAGGTGACCGTCCACCAAGCTGCCCGCAGAAACACAAGTG GCCTTCTGGTGACCACATGTATGGTCAGGGTTAGGTGGCGCTTGACTCTCGATCGAGAACGAAGGCAGACCAGGAGGCTCACCGATAGGAACG ttGTGATCCAGGCTCTGACATTCACAGCCTCCTCCTCCATGATGACCACCACTTTCTACTGA
- the LOC136710995 gene encoding uncharacterized protein: MMERVKEIKKEAVQQRMAPYLQQRDGGQVEKAEVEESEVRKRNEEKQREREEQNEGVKEEEEREGRNRDKEKGGGGTEEEPGRNPDEEKEGGKRELGKTEDKTETERDEHNERAKEEEKRKARRMKKIARREEIYRVIREKERGRKEKRGERGRKEG; this comes from the exons ATGATGGAGCGTGTGAAGGAGATTAAAAAAGAGGCCGTTCAGCAACGGATGGCACCCTACCTTCAGCAGAGAGATGGAGGACAAGTGGAGAAAGCTGAGG TGGAGGAGAGTGAAGTACGTAAGAGAAAcgaggagaaacagagagagagggaagaacaGAATGAGGGAGTAaaggaagaagaggagagagagggacgaaatagagataaagagaaaggaggaggaggaacagaAGAAGAACCAGGACGAAACCCAGATGAGGAGAAAgaggggggaaagagagagctgGGAAAGACAGAAgacaagacagagacagaaagggaTGAACACAATGAGAGAgcaaaagaagaagagaaaaggaagGCAAGAAGAATGAAGAAGATAGCAAGGAGAGAAGAGATATATCGAGTGataagagaaaaggagagaggaagaaaagaaaaaagaggagagagagggaggaaagagggatga